A genomic region of Sulfobacillus acidophilus DSM 10332 contains the following coding sequences:
- a CDS encoding DNA-directed RNA polymerase subunit beta (PFAM: RNA polymerase Rpb2, domain 3; RNA polymerase Rpb2, domain 6; RNA polymerase Rpb2, domain 2; RNA polymerase beta subunit external 1 domain; RNA polymerase beta subunit; RNA polymerase Rpb2, domain 7~TIGRFAM: DNA-directed RNA polymerase, beta subunit~COGs: COG0085 DNA-directed RNA polymerase beta subunit/140 kD subunit~HAMAP: DNA-directed RNA polymerase subunit beta~InterProIPR007644:IPR007642:IPR007645:IPR019462:IPR 007120:IPR007641:IPR010243~KEGG: sth:STH3085 DNA-directed RNA polymerase subunit beta~PFAM: DNA-directed RNA polymerase, subunit 2, domain 6; RNA polymerase, beta subunit, protrusion; RNA polymerase Rpb2, domain 2; RNA polymerase Rpb2, domain 3; DNA-directed RNA polymerase, beta subunit, external 1 domain; RNA polymerase Rpb2, domain 7~SPTR: DNA-directed RNA polymerase subunit beta;~TIGRFAM: DNA-directed RNA polymerase, beta subunit, bacterial-type) gives MALPLPTEKARERVSFASINEVLDMPNLIEIQQNSYRWFLEEGLREMFRDISPIQDFTGNLILEFVDYTLKQPKYSVEECKARDVTYSAPLHVRVRLINKETGEVKEQDVFMGDFPLMTDKGTFIINGAERVIVSQLVRSPGVYFSEQVDASGKRLFFATIIPNRGAWLEFETDTNDVLSVRVDRTRKLPTTVLLRALGFGTDSQILETIGDDERIETTLSKDPAKTEEDALIEIYKRLRPGEPPTVESAQSLLQSLFFEPKRYDLAGVGRYKINKKLGLRRRVAGTIAKETVVHPETGEILVREGERIDRQLAEALDRAKVLSIRVELDNGHEVLVVSNGQPDSDVKIITKQDIAACINYMTNLFEGVGNTDDIDHLGNRRLRSVGELLQNQFRIGLSRMERVVRERMTIQDMESITPQALINIRPVVASVKEFFGSSQLSQFMDQTNPLAELTHKRRLSALGPGGLSRERAGFEVRDVHHSHYGRMCPIETPEGPNIGLIGSLSTYARINEYGFIETPYRKVDKERGVVTNEIVYLTADEEDDAVIAQANEPLTEDGHFKADRVTVRFRQEILEESPSRVDYMDVSPKQVVSIATALIPFLEHDDANRALMGANMQRQAVPLLVTDSPVVGTGMEAKAARDSGVVVISEKDGIVDRVAADQIVVKNTDHTVSTYRLLKFSRSNQGTCINQKPIVRKGQMVRAGQIIADGPSTDQGELALGRNVVVAFMPWEGYNYEDAILLSEKLVKDDVFTSIHIEEYECDARDTKLGPEEITRDIPNVGEDVLRDLDDRGIIRIGAEVRPGDILVGKVTPKGETELTAEERLLRAIFGEKAREVRDTSLRVPHGESGIVVDVKVFNREQGDELSPGVNQLVQVYIAQKRKISEGDKMAGRHGNKGVISRILPEEDMPFLPDGTPVEIVLNPLGVPSRMNIGQVLETHLGWAARALGIKVASPVFDGAHEEDIQRMFREAGLPSTGKTVLYDGRTGEPFDREVTVGVVYMLKLAHLVDDKIHARSTGPYSLVTQQPLGGKAQFGGQRFGEMEVWALEAYGAAYTLQELLTVKSDDVVGRVKTYEAIVKGENVPEPGVPESFKVLIKELQSLGLDVKVLNELDEEIEIRELDDEPAREITGLELLPEGTEEEGQELHRLMEDAAGARHELFQPGGGMGFDQEAENAYAILRKASEESFDEDEDEDEPFETEEPDDDGEY, from the coding sequence ATGGCCCTTCCCCTCCCGACGGAGAAAGCTCGCGAGCGTGTCAGTTTCGCTAGTATCAACGAAGTGTTGGATATGCCCAATTTGATTGAGATCCAACAGAACTCGTACCGGTGGTTTCTTGAAGAGGGCCTCCGGGAGATGTTCCGCGACATTTCTCCGATTCAGGATTTTACCGGCAACCTCATTCTCGAGTTTGTGGACTACACGTTGAAACAACCCAAATACTCGGTCGAGGAATGCAAAGCGCGTGACGTGACCTACTCGGCGCCTTTGCATGTGCGTGTGCGGCTCATTAACAAAGAGACGGGTGAGGTCAAGGAACAAGACGTCTTCATGGGGGATTTTCCCCTCATGACCGACAAGGGGACCTTCATCATTAACGGGGCCGAACGGGTGATTGTCAGCCAGTTGGTCCGCTCCCCCGGCGTCTATTTCTCCGAACAGGTGGACGCTTCGGGGAAACGGCTGTTTTTTGCCACCATTATCCCCAATCGCGGTGCCTGGCTCGAATTCGAAACAGATACCAATGATGTGTTGTCGGTCCGGGTGGACCGCACCCGTAAACTGCCGACGACCGTGTTATTGCGCGCCTTAGGGTTTGGGACCGACAGCCAAATCCTGGAGACGATCGGAGACGACGAACGCATTGAGACGACCCTCTCCAAGGATCCTGCCAAAACCGAAGAAGATGCCTTGATTGAGATCTATAAGCGTCTTCGGCCCGGTGAGCCGCCGACCGTGGAGAGTGCCCAAAGTTTATTGCAGTCCCTGTTTTTTGAACCCAAACGGTACGATTTGGCCGGCGTCGGCCGCTATAAAATCAATAAGAAGCTTGGTCTCCGGCGGCGTGTGGCAGGTACGATCGCTAAAGAAACCGTGGTTCATCCTGAGACGGGCGAGATTCTAGTCCGCGAAGGGGAGCGAATTGACCGGCAATTGGCCGAGGCGCTGGACCGTGCCAAAGTGTTAAGCATTCGAGTGGAGCTGGATAACGGGCATGAAGTGCTCGTGGTCTCGAACGGCCAGCCGGACTCCGACGTCAAGATTATCACCAAGCAGGATATTGCGGCGTGCATTAACTACATGACCAACCTGTTTGAAGGCGTGGGCAATACCGACGATATCGACCACCTAGGCAATCGGCGTCTACGTTCGGTTGGGGAGCTTTTGCAGAATCAGTTCCGGATCGGATTAAGCCGGATGGAGCGGGTTGTGCGGGAGCGGATGACGATTCAGGACATGGAATCGATTACCCCGCAAGCGTTGATTAATATTCGGCCGGTGGTGGCGTCGGTTAAGGAATTTTTCGGTTCGTCCCAACTCTCGCAGTTTATGGACCAAACCAACCCCTTGGCGGAATTGACGCATAAACGGCGTTTGTCGGCGCTGGGGCCGGGCGGATTGAGCCGAGAGCGGGCGGGATTCGAAGTACGCGACGTCCACCATTCCCACTATGGTCGGATGTGCCCGATTGAAACGCCGGAAGGTCCCAACATCGGGTTGATTGGTTCGTTGTCGACTTACGCCCGCATCAACGAATACGGATTCATCGAGACGCCGTATCGAAAGGTGGATAAGGAACGCGGGGTTGTCACCAACGAGATTGTGTACCTGACGGCGGATGAAGAGGACGACGCCGTCATTGCCCAGGCCAACGAGCCCTTAACCGAGGATGGACACTTTAAGGCGGATCGTGTGACGGTCCGGTTCCGGCAGGAGATTCTGGAAGAATCGCCGTCGCGCGTGGACTACATGGACGTTTCGCCGAAACAGGTGGTTTCCATTGCTACGGCCTTGATTCCGTTTTTGGAGCACGATGATGCGAACCGGGCGCTCATGGGGGCCAACATGCAACGGCAAGCGGTGCCGCTTTTGGTCACCGACTCGCCGGTGGTTGGTACCGGTATGGAAGCGAAAGCCGCCCGCGATTCGGGTGTCGTGGTGATCAGCGAGAAAGACGGGATCGTCGACCGGGTGGCGGCCGACCAAATTGTGGTCAAGAATACCGATCACACGGTCAGCACGTACCGGTTGCTGAAGTTTTCGCGGTCTAACCAAGGCACCTGCATCAATCAAAAGCCCATTGTCCGCAAAGGGCAAATGGTGCGGGCCGGCCAAATCATCGCAGACGGGCCGTCAACCGATCAAGGGGAGTTGGCGCTCGGCCGCAATGTCGTCGTCGCCTTTATGCCTTGGGAAGGCTATAACTACGAGGATGCGATTTTGCTCAGTGAAAAGCTGGTCAAAGACGATGTGTTTACCTCGATTCACATTGAAGAGTATGAGTGTGACGCCCGCGACACGAAGTTAGGGCCCGAGGAAATTACGCGGGACATCCCCAACGTGGGCGAAGACGTATTGCGAGACCTCGACGATCGCGGCATTATTCGCATCGGCGCCGAGGTCCGACCGGGCGACATCTTGGTCGGTAAAGTGACGCCTAAAGGGGAAACCGAACTGACGGCGGAAGAGCGACTTTTGCGAGCGATTTTCGGCGAAAAGGCCCGGGAAGTCCGGGATACCTCATTACGCGTTCCGCATGGCGAGTCCGGGATTGTGGTCGACGTCAAGGTGTTCAATCGGGAGCAGGGCGACGAGCTTTCGCCCGGCGTCAACCAGCTGGTGCAAGTCTACATCGCCCAAAAACGGAAGATATCCGAAGGGGACAAAATGGCGGGTCGTCACGGCAACAAAGGGGTCATTTCCCGGATTTTGCCGGAAGAGGATATGCCCTTTTTGCCGGACGGGACGCCGGTGGAAATTGTCCTCAATCCGTTAGGCGTGCCGAGCCGCATGAATATCGGGCAGGTGCTGGAAACCCACTTGGGCTGGGCGGCGCGCGCACTGGGCATTAAAGTGGCGAGCCCGGTTTTTGACGGCGCTCACGAAGAGGACATTCAGCGAATGTTTCGTGAAGCCGGATTACCCTCAACGGGCAAAACCGTCCTCTATGACGGGCGAACGGGAGAACCGTTCGATCGAGAAGTAACCGTCGGCGTCGTCTATATGCTGAAATTAGCGCACTTGGTCGACGACAAGATTCACGCACGTTCTACCGGACCCTACTCGCTGGTCACGCAACAACCGTTGGGCGGAAAAGCCCAGTTTGGCGGACAGCGCTTCGGGGAGATGGAGGTCTGGGCGTTGGAGGCCTATGGGGCCGCCTACACGTTGCAAGAGCTTTTGACCGTAAAGTCGGACGATGTGGTGGGACGCGTAAAAACGTACGAAGCCATCGTCAAAGGGGAAAACGTACCCGAGCCGGGCGTTCCGGAATCGTTCAAGGTGTTGATCAAGGAACTTCAAAGCCTCGGGTTGGATGTCAAAGTGCTGAACGAGCTGGACGAGGAAATTGAAATCCGCGAATTGGACGATGAACCGGCGCGGGAAATCACCGGGCTTGAATTGCTGCCGGAAGGAACGGAAGAAGAAGGGCAAGAATTGCACCGGCTGATGGAGGATGCGGCCGGAGCGCGTCATGAATTGTTCCAACCGGGAGGCGGCATGGGCTTTGATCAAGAGGCGGAAAATGCCTATGCGATCCTCCGCAAAGCCAGCGAAGAGTCGTTTGACGAAGATGAGGACGAGGACGAACCGTTCGAGACCGAAGAGCCCGATGACGATGGGGAGTACTAG
- a CDS encoding DNA-directed RNA polymerase subunit beta' (PFAM: RNA polymerase Rpb1, domain 2; RNA polymerase Rpb1, domain 4; RNA polymerase Rpb1, domain 1; RNA polymerase Rpb1, domain 5; RNA polymerase Rpb1, domain 3~TIGRFAM: DNA-directed RNA polymerase, beta'' subunit; DNA-directed RNA polymerase, beta' subunit, predominant form~COGs: COG0086 DNA-directed RNA polymerase beta' subunit/160 kD subunit~HAMAP: DNA-directed RNA polymerase subunit beta'~InterProIPR007080:IPR000722:IPR007066:IPR007083:IPR 007081:IPR012754:IPR006592~KEGG: tjr:TherJR_0289 DNA-directed RNA polymerase, beta' subunit~PFAM: RNA polymerase Rpb1, domain 1; RNA polymerase, alpha subunit; RNA polymerase Rpb1, domain 3; RNA polymerase Rpb1, domain 4; RNA polymerase Rpb1, domain 5~SMART: RNA polymerase, N-terminal~SPTR: DNA-directed RNA polymerase;~TIGRFAM: DNA-directed RNA polymerase, subunit beta-prime), whose amino-acid sequence MLDVNNFDSMRIALASPEQIREWSKGEVKKPETINYRTLKPEREGLFCEKIFGPTKDWECHCGKYKRVRYKGVVCDRCGVEVTRSKVRRERMGHIELAAPVSHIWYFKGIPSRMGLLLDMSPRALEKVLYFAAYVVIEPGTTPLMKKQLLVESEYREHREKYGQHFRAMMGAEAIKELLLEIDLDQLAEELREELNSSTGQRRIRAIRRLEVVEAFRQSGNRPEWMIIDVIPVIPPDLRPMVQLDGGRFATSDLNDLYRRVINRNNRLKRLLDLGAPDIIVRNEKRMLQEAVDALIDNGRRGRPVTGPGNRPLKSLSDMLKGKQGRFRQNLLGKRVDYSGRSVIVVGPKLKMHQCGLPKEMALELFKPFVMKKLVNEGYAHNIKSAKRMVERVRPEVWDVLEDVIREHPVLLNRAPTLHRLGIQAFEPVLVEGRAIQIHPLVCTAYNADFDGDQMAVHVPLSAEAQAEARVLMLSSQNILNPKDGRPVVTPTQDMVLGSYYLTMEMPGAKGEGMLLADLKEGEMAYQEGILDLHAKVTMRYDGMRRQSTLGRFLFNDALPPALRFIDKVVDRKILGTLVADLFRMFGNQVTAEVLDRIKALGFSYATKAGITISVADINIPEEKRQILDEAEEQVTLVDRQYRRGLITADERYERVIEIWTRAKERVTQALMDNMDPTNSVYMMATSGARGNVQQISQLAGMRGLMADPSGRIIELPIRANFREGLTVLEYFTSTHGARKGLADTALRTADSGYLTRRLVDVAQDVIVREIDCGTTEGTVVREIKDGGQVIESFYERLVGRVAAETLVHPETGEVLVAPNEMITEEVAQSIIDAGLTEATVRSVLTCQSRYGVCVACYGRNLATGDIVEVGEAVGIIAAQSIGEPGTQLTMRTFHMGGVAGDDITQGLPRVEELFEARKPKGQAIIAEISGTVHLGENKGRREITITADNGADAQVYVVPFGSRLKVHEGETVHEGQELTEGSVNPHDLLRVMGPRGVQEYLLHEVQRVYRVQGVDINDKHIEVMVRQMMRKIKVDESGDTNLLPGALVDRFEFEDENARVLAQGGSPAVAKPVVLGITKASLATDSFLSAASFQETTRVLTEASIKGKRDPLLGLKENVIIGKLVPAGTGMSRYRNVSVLANAEQDQELYQ is encoded by the coding sequence ATGCTGGATGTGAATAATTTTGATTCCATGCGAATTGCGCTGGCTTCGCCGGAGCAAATTCGCGAGTGGTCCAAAGGCGAGGTAAAGAAGCCGGAAACAATCAACTACCGCACATTAAAACCGGAGCGGGAAGGGCTTTTCTGCGAGAAAATCTTTGGGCCGACCAAAGACTGGGAATGTCATTGCGGTAAATATAAACGCGTCCGCTATAAAGGGGTGGTTTGTGACCGCTGTGGTGTGGAGGTCACCCGCTCCAAAGTGCGGCGTGAACGGATGGGCCACATCGAATTGGCCGCTCCGGTCTCCCACATTTGGTATTTCAAGGGCATTCCGTCTCGCATGGGCTTGTTGCTGGACATGTCTCCGCGGGCGTTGGAAAAGGTGCTCTATTTTGCGGCATATGTGGTGATTGAGCCGGGCACCACGCCTTTGATGAAGAAGCAGCTTTTGGTCGAATCCGAATACCGTGAGCACCGGGAAAAATACGGTCAGCATTTTCGCGCGATGATGGGCGCCGAGGCGATTAAGGAGCTGTTGCTGGAAATCGACCTCGACCAATTGGCGGAGGAACTGCGCGAAGAACTCAACTCCTCAACCGGGCAACGGCGGATTCGCGCCATCCGGCGGCTGGAAGTGGTCGAAGCGTTCCGCCAATCCGGCAATCGGCCCGAATGGATGATTATTGACGTCATCCCGGTCATCCCCCCCGACTTGCGTCCGATGGTGCAATTGGACGGGGGACGGTTTGCCACATCGGACTTGAACGATCTCTATCGCCGGGTCATTAACCGGAATAATCGACTCAAGCGGCTATTGGATTTAGGGGCCCCCGACATTATCGTTCGCAACGAAAAGCGCATGCTCCAAGAAGCCGTCGACGCGTTAATTGACAACGGCCGACGCGGCCGACCGGTGACCGGACCGGGCAACCGCCCCTTAAAATCCTTGTCGGATATGTTGAAAGGTAAACAAGGCCGGTTCCGTCAAAACTTACTGGGTAAGCGCGTCGACTACTCCGGGCGTTCCGTGATTGTGGTGGGACCCAAATTGAAAATGCACCAGTGTGGGTTGCCCAAGGAAATGGCGTTGGAGTTGTTCAAGCCCTTTGTGATGAAAAAACTGGTGAACGAAGGCTATGCCCATAACATTAAGTCGGCGAAACGCATGGTGGAGCGGGTGCGCCCGGAAGTTTGGGACGTGTTGGAAGACGTGATTCGAGAACATCCGGTCCTTCTCAACCGGGCACCTACCTTGCACCGGCTCGGCATTCAAGCGTTTGAGCCGGTGTTGGTGGAAGGCCGGGCCATTCAGATTCACCCCTTGGTCTGTACGGCCTATAACGCCGACTTCGACGGCGACCAAATGGCGGTGCACGTCCCGCTTTCGGCGGAAGCGCAGGCCGAAGCGCGGGTGTTAATGTTGTCGTCCCAGAACATTTTAAATCCGAAAGACGGGCGACCGGTGGTGACGCCGACACAGGATATGGTGTTGGGGTCCTATTATCTGACGATGGAAATGCCCGGCGCCAAGGGTGAGGGCATGTTGCTGGCCGACTTAAAGGAAGGCGAAATGGCCTACCAGGAAGGCATCCTGGATTTGCATGCCAAGGTGACGATGCGCTATGACGGCATGCGTCGGCAGTCGACGTTAGGGCGGTTTCTCTTTAATGATGCGTTGCCTCCGGCGTTGCGGTTCATTGACAAGGTGGTTGACCGAAAGATTCTCGGGACTTTGGTGGCGGATTTATTCCGGATGTTCGGCAACCAAGTGACGGCGGAAGTACTTGACCGCATCAAGGCCCTGGGATTTTCCTATGCCACCAAAGCCGGCATCACCATTTCCGTAGCCGATATCAACATCCCGGAAGAAAAACGGCAGATATTGGACGAGGCGGAAGAGCAAGTGACCTTGGTCGATCGCCAATACCGGCGCGGGTTAATCACGGCGGACGAGCGCTATGAGCGCGTGATTGAAATTTGGACGCGGGCCAAAGAGCGGGTTACTCAAGCGCTCATGGACAACATGGATCCCACCAACTCGGTGTATATGATGGCGACATCGGGAGCCCGAGGAAACGTGCAACAAATTAGCCAGCTGGCGGGCATGCGGGGATTGATGGCCGACCCGTCCGGCCGCATTATCGAGTTGCCGATTCGCGCGAACTTCCGGGAAGGCCTGACGGTGTTGGAATACTTCACGTCAACCCATGGCGCACGTAAAGGGTTAGCCGACACGGCGCTCAGAACGGCCGACTCGGGGTATTTGACCCGACGCTTGGTGGATGTCGCGCAAGACGTGATTGTCCGGGAGATCGACTGTGGGACCACGGAAGGCACCGTCGTACGGGAAATCAAGGACGGCGGCCAGGTCATCGAGTCGTTCTACGAGCGGCTGGTCGGCCGGGTGGCGGCCGAGACACTGGTCCACCCGGAAACCGGGGAGGTGCTGGTGGCTCCCAATGAAATGATTACCGAGGAAGTGGCCCAGTCGATTATCGACGCGGGATTGACGGAAGCGACGGTCCGGAGTGTCCTCACCTGCCAATCGCGTTATGGGGTCTGTGTGGCGTGTTATGGACGGAACTTGGCCACCGGGGACATTGTGGAGGTCGGCGAGGCGGTAGGGATTATCGCGGCCCAGTCGATTGGTGAACCCGGCACACAGCTGACCATGCGGACCTTTCACATGGGGGGCGTGGCCGGAGACGATATTACCCAAGGGTTACCGCGTGTGGAAGAACTGTTTGAGGCCCGGAAACCCAAGGGGCAGGCTATCATCGCCGAAATCTCGGGGACGGTGCATTTAGGGGAAAACAAAGGGCGTCGGGAAATCACCATCACCGCCGACAACGGGGCCGACGCCCAGGTGTATGTCGTTCCGTTCGGGTCGCGCTTGAAAGTGCACGAAGGCGAAACGGTGCACGAAGGGCAGGAACTGACCGAGGGCTCGGTGAATCCGCACGATCTGTTGCGGGTCATGGGACCGCGGGGGGTGCAAGAGTATTTGCTCCACGAAGTGCAGCGCGTGTACCGGGTCCAAGGTGTGGATATCAACGACAAGCACATTGAGGTGATGGTGCGCCAAATGATGCGGAAGATTAAAGTGGATGAATCGGGCGACACCAACCTCTTGCCCGGTGCCCTGGTCGACCGATTCGAGTTTGAAGACGAAAATGCCCGGGTACTGGCCCAAGGCGGGTCGCCGGCGGTGGCCAAACCGGTGGTGCTCGGGATTACCAAAGCCTCCTTGGCCACCGATTCGTTCCTCTCTGCCGCGTCGTTCCAGGAAACCACGCGGGTACTGACCGAAGCTTCGATCAAAGGGAAGCGGGATCCGTTGCTCGGATTAAAAGAAAACGTCATTATCGGGAAATTGGTCCCGGCCGGCACCGGAATGTCGCGCTATCGAAATGTGAGTGTCTTGGCCAACGCCGAACAGGACCAGGAACTCTATCAATAA
- a CDS encoding ribosomal protein L7Ae/L30e/S12e/Gadd45 (PFAM: Ribosomal protein L7Ae/L30e/S12e/Gadd45 family~InterPro IPR004038~KEGG: chy:CHY_2316 50S ribosomal protein L7ae family protein~PFAM: Ribosomal protein L7Ae/L30e/S12e/Gadd45~SPTR: Ribosomal protein L7ae family protein) yields MDRAALKHTHQRVVGQRQTLKQIQRGVAAKVFLARDADSRMLAEIERQCRANQVPVEYVDTMSELGRLCGIEVGAVCAALLTPGPNDVVGKGGRAHADN; encoded by the coding sequence GTGGACAGGGCAGCGCTGAAACACACGCACCAACGAGTGGTCGGGCAACGCCAAACCCTCAAGCAGATTCAGCGTGGAGTAGCCGCTAAGGTTTTTCTCGCCCGTGATGCCGATTCCCGGATGCTTGCCGAAATTGAGCGGCAATGCCGTGCCAACCAAGTGCCGGTGGAGTATGTCGACACCATGTCGGAGTTGGGTCGCCTGTGCGGAATCGAGGTAGGCGCTGTATGCGCCGCGCTCCTAACTCCCGGCCCCAATGACGTTGTAGGGAAAGGAGGTCGTGCGCATGCCGACAATTAA
- a CDS encoding ribosomal protein S12 (PFAM: Ribosomal protein S12~TIGRFAM: ribosomal protein S12, bacterial/organelle~COGs: COG0048 Ribosomal protein S12~InterPro IPR006032:IPR005679~KEGG: dtu:Dtur_0976 30S ribosomal protein S12~PFAM: Ribosomal protein S12/S23~SPTR: 30S ribosomal protein S12;~TIGRFAM: Ribosomal protein S12, bacterial-type) produces the protein MPTINQLIRQGRKKAKKKSSAPALRGNPQKRGVCISVKTVTPKKPNSALRKVARVRLTNGEEVTAYIPGIGHNLQEHSVVLVRGGRVRDLPGVRYHIIRGTLDAGGVQKRMQGRSKYGAKKNQPAGKK, from the coding sequence ATGCCGACAATTAACCAGTTGATCCGTCAAGGACGCAAAAAAGCCAAGAAAAAGTCGTCGGCGCCCGCGTTGCGAGGGAATCCCCAAAAGCGTGGCGTCTGCATTAGTGTAAAAACCGTAACGCCTAAAAAACCCAATTCGGCTTTGCGTAAGGTGGCCCGAGTCCGCCTGACCAATGGCGAAGAGGTGACGGCTTACATTCCGGGAATTGGTCACAATCTGCAAGAACACTCGGTAGTGTTGGTTCGAGGTGGCCGGGTGCGGGATTTGCCTGGCGTTCGATACCACATCATTCGCGGAACATTGGACGCGGGTGGCGTGCAGAAGCGGATGCAGGGCCGTTCCAAATACGGAGCGAAGAAGAACCAACCCGCCGGAAAGAAATAA
- a CDS encoding ribosomal protein S7 (PFAM: Ribosomal protein S7p/S5e~TIGRFAM: ribosomal protein S7, bacterial/organelle~COGs: COG0049 Ribosomal protein S7~InterPro IPR000235:IPR005717~KEGG: gct:GC56T3_0102 ribosomal protein S7~PFAM: Ribosomal protein S7~SPTR: 30S ribosomal protein S7;~TIGRFAM: Ribosomal protein S7, bacterial-type) — protein sequence MPRRGPVAPRDVEPDAVYHSPLVAKFINKVMMSGKKSLAERIVYEAFDIVAEKTGKDALEVFETAVKNATPLLEVRPRRVGGATYQVPMEVRADRRTSLALRWLVQYARMRHERSMQERLANELIDASQNAGGAVKKRDETHRMAEANKAFAHYRW from the coding sequence ATGCCAAGGCGTGGACCAGTTGCGCCGCGGGACGTCGAGCCCGATGCCGTGTATCATAGCCCGCTCGTGGCTAAATTCATCAATAAAGTCATGATGAGTGGTAAAAAGAGTTTGGCCGAGCGTATCGTCTATGAAGCATTCGATATTGTGGCCGAAAAAACCGGTAAAGATGCGCTGGAAGTGTTTGAAACCGCGGTAAAAAATGCAACGCCTTTATTGGAGGTGCGACCGCGGCGGGTAGGGGGAGCGACCTACCAGGTGCCAATGGAAGTGCGGGCCGATCGCCGCACATCGTTAGCTTTGCGGTGGCTCGTGCAGTATGCCCGTATGCGCCACGAACGATCGATGCAAGAGCGTTTGGCCAATGAGTTGATCGATGCGTCCCAAAATGCCGGCGGAGCGGTCAAGAAGCGCGATGAAACCCATCGTATGGCCGAGGCCAACAAGGCATTTGCGCATTATCGCTGGTAA